A single genomic interval of Daucus carota subsp. sativus chromosome 1, DH1 v3.0, whole genome shotgun sequence harbors:
- the LOC108204986 gene encoding filament-like plant protein 3, which produces MDRRSWLWRRKSSDKSPGETESSGSMSSHSERFSDEQAFSNHNIQSPEVTSKDIPADEELNDSVKTLREKLSSALQNISSKDDLVKQHSKVAEEAVSGWEKAENEVFALKQQLESLTQRSSSLEDRTIHLDVALRECMRQLRHEREEQEQKIHEAIVKKTNEWEATKSGFQKQLVELQSQLQAAKGEGATSWHIDLRSKLEAAEKEISSLKHELLSRSEELELRTVERDLSTEAAESASRQNLESVKKVAKLETECRRLKAVARRAPSFNEQRSITESSVYVESFTDSQSDIGERLSLVDNDTHRIHELGPNDWKQNPSTSSVSESANFRNVKALGKSLTASSLDDSLMDDFLEMERLVALPDTQNVNPYQSRSIMEQSKEGNTSSRSELETMRNRIVELEDKLVKTEADKNKLETFLTKHQDQIRTLTDCLEEAEMKLMKMEADKNETEASLIKHQLMLHTVRDRLEEAEMKLVKMEVDKNETETILIKHQHQLEQLRARSKETEIELAELQTRLAVANEARETVEAACNDINSKKETAESRLGVVDNELKAMITRIRSLEEEIQKERSFSEETISKCQKLEQEILRLKHEGEIQRAASSHTQLKQNQDKELAAAAYKFSECKKTIASLGRQLKSLATLEDFLSDSDNPCTISRGPQTTAK; this is translated from the exons ATGGATCGCCGGAGCTGGCTATGGAGGAGGAAGTCCTCGGATAAAAGTCCTGGCGAAACCGAAAGCTCTGGATCAATGTCATCACATTCTGAAAGATTCTCCGATGAACAG GCATTCTCAAATCATAATATTCAATCACCTGAAGTCACATCAAAAGATATCCCCGCTGATGAAGAGCTTAACGATAGTGTGAAGACTCTAAGAGAGAAACTATCTTCAGCACTTCAAAACATTAGCTCGAAGGACGATTTGGTAAAGCAGCATTCCAAAGTTGCAGAGGAAGCTGTCTCAG GATGGGagaaagctgagaatgaagtgTTTGCACTAAAGCAACAATTAGAATCCTTAACCCAGAGAAGTTCATCGCTGGAAGATCGTACCATCCATCTTGACGTAGCTCTCAGGGAATGCATGAGACAGCTCCGGCACGAAAGAGAAGAACAAGAGCAAAAGATCCATGAAGCTATTGTTAAGAAAACCAATGAATGGGAAGCTACTAAATCTGGATTTCAGAAACAGCTTGTCGAGCTTCAGTCCCAACTTCAAGCCGCAAAAGGTGAAGGTGCCACCTCCTGGCATATTGATCTTCGCTCTAAGCTTGAAGCTGCGGAAAAGGAGATCTCATCCCTTAAACATGAGCTCCTTTCCAGATCAGAGGAGCTAGAATTGAGGACTGTTGAGAGGGACTTGAGTACTGAAGCTGCTGAATCAGCTAGCAGACAAAATCTGGAAAGTGTAAAGAAGGTGGCTAAGCTTGAAACCGAGTGTCGTAGACTCAAAGCTGTGGCTCGCAGAGCACCATCATTTAATGAGCAAAGGTCTATTACTGAATCTTCTGTTTATGTGGAATCCTTCACAGACAGCCAGTCTGATATTGGAGAGAGGCTATCACTGGTTGATAATGATACTCATAGGATTCATGAATTGGGGCCAAATGATTGGAAACAAAATCCTTCCACGTCATCAGTATCAGAGTCTGCTAACTTCAGAAACGTAAAAGCTTTAGGAAAAAGCCTTACAGCTTCTTCACTTGATGACAGTCTCATGGATGACTTCCTAGAAATGGAAAGGCTCGTGGCTTTACCTGATACGCAAAATGTAAACCCATACCAGTCAAGATCTATAATGGAACAATCAAAAGAAGGGAATACTTCTTCAAGATCTGAACTTGAAACTATGAGAAACCGGATAGTGGAATTGGAGGATAAATTGGTGAAGACAGAAGCAGACAAAAATAAATTGGAGACATTTTTGACTAAGCACCAGGACCAGATTAGAACGCTAACGGATTGTTTAGAAGAAGCGGAGATGAAACTGATGAAGATGGAAGCAGACAAGAATGAAACAGAGGCATCTTTAATTAAGCACCAACTGATGCTACATACAGTAAGAGATCGTTTAGAAGAAGCAGAGATGAAATTGGTGAAGATGGAAGTAGACAAGAATGAAACGGAGACAATTTTAATTAAACATCAACATCAGCTTGAGCAATTAAGAGCTCGTTCAAAAGAAACAGAGATAGAGTTGGCAGAGTTGCAGACTCGATTAGCTGTGGCAAATGAAGCAAGAGAAACGGTTGAAGCAGCATGTAATGATATCAATTCAAAGAAAGAAACAGCAGAATCACGGCTTGGAGTAGTGGACAATGAGTTAAAAGCCATGATTACAAGAATACGTAGCTTAGAGGAAGAAATTCAAAAGGAAAGGTCATTTTCAGAAGAAACCATCTCAAAGTGTCAAAAGCTGGAACAAGAAATTTTAAGATTGAAACATGAAGGTGAAATACAGAGAGCTGCAAGTTCACACACACAGCTGAAACAGAATCAG GACAAAGAGTTAGCAGCTGCTGCGTATAAATTCTCAGAGTGCAAGAAAACCATTGCGTCTCTTGGCAGGCAGTTGAAATCTCTTGCAACACTAGAAGACTTCTTAAGTGACTCAGACAATCCATGTACAATTTCTAGAGGTCCACAGACCACAGCCAAATGA